In Chloroflexota bacterium, the genomic window CCCCATCCGTCGGGGGACGCGTTGGGGATTGGACGGGATGGAAGAGGAGTAGACGAGCAGATGTGCGATCCTGTGGGTGACCGGGCGCCGCGCTTGCGGATTTGCATGTTGAGCGTTCATACCTGCCCGCTGGCCGCGTTGGGCGGAAAAGAGGCCGGCGGGATGAACGTGTATGTGCGCGACCTGACGCTGG contains:
- a CDS encoding glycosyltransferase family 1 protein, which translates into the protein MRICMLSVHTCPLAALGGKEAGGMNVYVRDLTL